The following are from one region of the Halarcobacter sp. genome:
- a CDS encoding efflux RND transporter periplasmic adaptor subunit translates to MNKNILIVFLISAAFFIGCSDKKEEKIEKEKIKVVKILDLKDSKNIVKSFEYPAQIEAFQDTNMAFEVAGKIVKFYYKEGERVEKGSVIAKLDDEIYKANYNSAKANYTQAEIDYNRYKKLYEQNFIAKVDFEKQKQNLDVTKAALQVAKKNLDETKLIAEFDGVMAKKLVDDFARVKVKQAIVRLQDNSSYKIKFFVPESDILKFKGNLSPDYISSLITFYVTLAEKRYEAKLIDISTTAEEVTRTFEATLQMPHQKNATILPGMTAQVEALIKKSKQNRIFIPYKSVFTDESKNSFIWQVNKNNRVQKQKIIVGEVSGDSVEVLSSLDDVSRIVISGVRFLESNDEVKEYEKLDK, encoded by the coding sequence ATGAATAAAAATATATTAATTGTTTTTTTAATATCAGCAGCATTTTTTATAGGATGTAGCGATAAAAAAGAAGAAAAAATTGAAAAAGAGAAAATAAAAGTTGTAAAAATTTTAGACTTAAAAGATAGTAAAAATATTGTAAAGTCTTTTGAATATCCAGCTCAAATTGAAGCTTTTCAAGATACAAATATGGCTTTTGAAGTTGCAGGTAAGATTGTAAAGTTTTATTATAAAGAGGGAGAAAGAGTAGAAAAGGGCTCTGTTATTGCTAAACTTGATGATGAGATATATAAAGCAAACTACAACTCTGCAAAAGCAAATTATACTCAGGCTGAAATTGATTATAATAGATATAAAAAACTTTATGAACAAAACTTTATAGCAAAAGTAGATTTTGAGAAGCAAAAACAAAATCTTGATGTAACTAAGGCTGCATTACAAGTTGCTAAAAAAAATTTAGATGAGACTAAGTTAATAGCAGAATTTGATGGAGTTATGGCAAAAAAACTAGTAGATGATTTTGCTAGAGTAAAAGTAAAACAAGCTATTGTTCGTTTGCAAGATAACTCTTCATATAAAATTAAATTTTTTGTTCCTGAAAGTGATATTTTAAAGTTTAAAGGAAATTTATCACCTGATTATATTTCATCTCTAATCACTTTTTATGTAACTCTAGCAGAAAAAAGATATGAAGCAAAACTAATAGATATTTCTACAACAGCTGAAGAGGTTACAAGAACTTTTGAAGCAACATTACAAATGCCACACCAAAAAAATGCAACAATACTTCCAGGGATGACTGCACAAGTAGAAGCTTTAATTAAAAAATCAAAACAAAACAGAATATTTATACCTTATAAGTCAGTTTTTACAGATGAATCAAAAAATAGTTTTATTTGGCAAGTAAATAAAAACAACAGAGTTCAAAAACAAAAAATAATTGTAGGGGAAGTTTCAGGAGATTCTGTGGAGGTTTTAAGTAGTTTAGATGATGTTTCAAGAATAGTTATTTCAGGAGTTAGATTTTTAGAATCTAATGATGAAGTAAAAGAGTATGAAAAATTGGATAAATAA
- a CDS encoding F0F1 ATP synthase subunit C: MKKIVLLMLALAGFAFAAEAEAGELLKAYSVVAAGVGLGLAALGGAIGMGNTAAATIAGTARNPGLGGKLMTTMFIALAMIEAQVIYALVIAMIALYANPFM; the protein is encoded by the coding sequence ATGAAAAAAATCGTTCTTTTAATGCTAGCTTTAGCTGGTTTTGCTTTTGCTGCTGAAGCAGAAGCTGGTGAATTATTAAAAGCTTACTCTGTAGTTGCTGCAGGTGTTGGTCTTGGTCTTGCTGCACTTGGTGGTGCTATTGGTATGGGTAATACTGCTGCTGCAACTATTGCTGGTACTGCTAGAAACCCAGGTTTAGGTGGAAAATTAATGACTACTATGTTCATTGCATTAGCGATGATCGAAGCACAAGTTATTTATGCATTAGTTATTGCGATGATCGCATTATATGCTAATCCATTTATGTAA
- a CDS encoding rhodanese-like domain-containing protein: MKTILLILTFIVYSYAVDPIMLPLKGVKVTHQFTNGVKKDYVIQREVDSKCMDIAINVENFQSGNLASKNIDNICKKTFIVTKGIIQPLILTDGVKTVAEIEVLDFIENRSSKDKNKYVLVDSRTNDWFQAGTIPSAVNIPYDELTYDEDFELEYERAYELLGVKILEKNKYDFSDAKTAIFFCNGAWCAQSPRAIKQLVKIGYPKEKILWYRGGIASWAGLSLTLTKKPEAK; this comes from the coding sequence ATGAAAACAATTCTTCTTATTTTAACTTTTATAGTCTATTCTTATGCAGTTGATCCTATTATGTTGCCCCTAAAAGGAGTGAAAGTAACACACCAATTTACTAATGGAGTAAAAAAAGATTATGTAATTCAAAGGGAAGTTGATTCTAAATGTATGGATATTGCAATCAATGTAGAAAACTTTCAATCGGGGAATCTAGCTTCAAAAAATATTGATAATATATGTAAAAAAACATTTATTGTAACAAAAGGTATAATCCAGCCTCTTATTTTAACTGATGGTGTAAAAACAGTAGCAGAAATAGAAGTGTTGGATTTTATTGAAAACAGATCTTCAAAAGATAAAAACAAATACGTTTTAGTAGATAGCAGAACAAATGATTGGTTTCAAGCAGGAACTATTCCAAGTGCAGTTAATATCCCTTATGATGAATTAACATATGATGAAGATTTTGAACTTGAATATGAAAGAGCTTATGAATTATTGGGTGTAAAAATTTTAGAAAAAAACAAATATGATTTTTCAGATGCTAAAACTGCAATTTTCTTTTGTAACGGAGCTTGGTGTGCGCAATCTCCAAGAGCAATTAAACAATTGGTTAAAATAGGTTATCCAAAAGAAAAAATTTTGTGGTACAGGGGAGGAATCGCTTCATGGGCAGGACTATCTTTAACACTTACAAAAAAACCAGAGGCTAAATAG
- a CDS encoding SDR family oxidoreductase — MNICLVGATGYLGQHLAKEMNSRKINPIILTRRWNEGFDSIIKTKYVYQVDFTNPASLSQKLHGVDIVISTLGITRQKDNLTYMDVDYQANLNILNEAINCGVKKFIYISALNGDKLKNIKIFEAKEKFVEQLKKSNLEYLIIRPNGFYSDMKDFLQMADSGRVYLFGKGDKKLNPIDGTDLAKFCLDSIDLKNQELEVGGPIIYSHKEVANLAFKILNKKPEITYLPDFLRKFILKILPIFLSSKTYGPIEFFLSVMGIDMIAPKEGKYTLESFYKNEIKKSPNNI; from the coding sequence ATGAATATATGTTTAGTAGGTGCAACAGGATATTTAGGTCAACATTTAGCAAAAGAGATGAATAGTAGAAAAATCAATCCCATAATTCTAACAAGAAGGTGGAATGAAGGATTTGATTCTATTATAAAAACTAAATATGTTTATCAAGTTGATTTCACAAATCCTGCTTCATTAAGTCAAAAGTTACATGGTGTTGATATTGTTATTTCAACACTTGGAATAACCCGACAAAAAGATAATCTGACTTATATGGATGTAGATTATCAAGCAAATCTAAATATTTTAAATGAAGCTATAAACTGTGGTGTGAAAAAATTTATTTATATCTCTGCATTAAATGGAGATAAATTAAAAAATATAAAAATATTTGAAGCAAAAGAAAAGTTTGTAGAACAATTAAAAAAATCAAATCTAGAGTATTTAATAATTAGACCAAATGGTTTTTATTCGGATATGAAAGATTTTTTACAAATGGCAGATAGCGGTAGAGTTTATCTTTTTGGAAAAGGAGATAAAAAATTAAATCCAATCGATGGTACAGATTTAGCTAAATTTTGTTTAGATTCTATAGATTTAAAAAATCAAGAATTAGAAGTTGGTGGACCAATAATATATTCCCATAAAGAAGTTGCAAACCTTGCTTTTAAAATCTTAAATAAAAAACCTGAAATCACCTATTTACCAGATTTTCTAAGAAAATTTATTTTAAAAATATTACCTATATTTTTATCTTCAAAAACCTATGGGCCAATTGAGTTTTTTCTAAGTGTTATGGGAATAGATATGATTGCTCCAAAAGAGGGAAAATATACTTTGGAATCTTTTTACAAAAATGAAATTAAAAAAAGTCCTAATAATATTTAA
- a CDS encoding SDR family oxidoreductase, which translates to MLNRVLVTGGNKGIGLEVVKKFLEVDFEVIAVARDFSNFPLKDNPKVKTIEYDLSNMDGLKDLVKEVGEIDVLVNNAGYMQPKYTYDNYPLEAKEHIMNVDLYAPVELMTLFSEGMKKRGYGKIVNTASIAGQIGHPDIWYGIAKAGLINATKIFAKLLGSHGIVVNCIAPSPVETDMQKDNSEERKAEFKKAVPCGRFAEPEEAAEVIFWLATDCPEYVNGTTVDFNNASYVR; encoded by the coding sequence ATGTTAAATAGAGTATTAGTAACAGGTGGAAATAAAGGTATAGGTTTAGAAGTAGTTAAAAAGTTTTTAGAAGTAGATTTTGAAGTTATAGCTGTTGCAAGAGATTTTTCAAATTTCCCATTAAAAGATAATCCAAAAGTAAAAACAATAGAGTATGATTTATCAAATATGGATGGTCTTAAAGATTTAGTAAAAGAGGTTGGAGAGATTGATGTTTTAGTTAACAACGCAGGTTATATGCAACCAAAATATACATATGACAATTATCCTTTAGAAGCAAAAGAACATATTATGAATGTGGATCTTTATGCACCCGTTGAACTTATGACACTATTTAGTGAAGGGATGAAAAAAAGAGGTTATGGAAAGATTGTAAATACAGCATCAATTGCAGGGCAAATTGGACATCCTGATATTTGGTATGGGATTGCAAAAGCTGGACTTATAAATGCTACTAAAATATTTGCAAAACTATTAGGTAGTCATGGAATTGTTGTAAATTGTATTGCTCCAAGTCCTGTTGAAACTGATATGCAAAAAGATAATTCAGAAGAGAGAAAAGCTGAATTTAAAAAAGCAGTACCTTGTGGTAGGTTCGCTGAACCTGAGGAAGCAGCAGAAGTGATTTTTTGGTTAGCTACAGATTGTCCTGAATATGTAAATGGAACTACTGTAGATTTTAACAACGCTTCATACGTAAGATAA
- a CDS encoding TetR/AcrR family transcriptional regulator, whose amino-acid sequence MKTKDLILDVAAKEFAKVGFDALSMNNLVKKLDINKATIYYHFKDKRSLYNEVIKSEMTRGNNNIKAIFDQNKDPKELFKDYIEAIVFSIKQNPYIVSLALREKANFGVNVDESFIPHLDEETRYLEDIIKKLNLKEKYKSMDSYAVHSFIYGTIETFYTIKMSNLPLANDNELKLNSEKTLNYIAELLSNILLDAIVEK is encoded by the coding sequence ATGAAAACAAAAGATTTAATATTAGATGTAGCAGCAAAAGAGTTTGCAAAAGTTGGATTTGATGCTTTAAGTATGAATAATTTGGTAAAAAAACTTGATATAAACAAAGCAACTATTTATTATCACTTTAAAGATAAAAGAAGTTTATATAACGAAGTTATAAAAAGCGAAATGACTAGAGGAAATAATAATATCAAAGCAATTTTTGACCAAAACAAGGATCCTAAAGAACTTTTTAAAGATTATATTGAGGCAATAGTTTTTAGTATAAAACAAAATCCGTATATAGTTTCACTGGCATTGAGAGAAAAAGCAAATTTTGGAGTAAATGTAGATGAAAGTTTTATTCCCCATCTTGATGAGGAAACTAGATATTTAGAAGATATAATCAAAAAATTGAACCTAAAAGAAAAATATAAAAGTATGGATAGTTATGCTGTTCATAGTTTTATTTACGGAACAATAGAAACTTTTTATACTATAAAAATGAGTAATTTACCTTTGGCAAATGACAATGAATTAAAACTAAATAGTGAAAAAACATTAAATTATATAGCTGAACTTTTGTCAAATATACTATTAGATGCAATAGTTGAAAAATAG
- a CDS encoding sensor histidine kinase encodes MAKKFLQQVLASHFVKFSLIPILVVEVALLVLYFSINAYISSKNTNLLLREAQSHAKDILSNEVKLIEDKLNEVSMMAKLLQNEHQVIFNNPKYTALPNGEPSFDVAENGVFYKTNKVGSSVYYSAQTKIDEKARAKATFTEAMDTSFKSITEINPIIVATYFNSWDNMNRLYPFIDKVYEQYGPHIQMEDYNFYYLADLEHNPKKEPVWTGAYLDPAGNGWMLSCIVPIYNGDFLEGVTGLDITIDSFVKNILNTKLAYNAKLFMINKDGMIIAMPEKIEDLLGLKELKKHLYTDNILKTIEKPEEFNILKNKSPFASHFKNLIENNLESDSLKIKENDYLTLQQTVSATDWKLMVLIDKKEIFSSIESLKELSNQIGYLAIGFLFLFYIIFFYMLLKRINKFSQVITEPIIKLSDQTSEIKSTDSKVELIKTDIREIEQLNQNFSSMMNELNDSTRKLFEAKELAEELSRAKDDFLANMSHELKTPLNSINVISELMKNNNTGNLDEKQIKSLGIINKCGKDLLYLINDVLDISKLEAGHIQLDYTTLDIKELMENINDMFSSQAEEKGIKLNLEMDKSLNFIHSDEARIKQIVKNLLSNSLKFTPKDKNIFFKVEDEGKFIKISVEDEGIGIPEDKLEHIFDRFKQVDASTTRQYGGTGLGLAICKDLLKLLDGDIKVSSEIGKGSRFEVFIPKNEDKIDELFKKNFELKKLSKSKVLKDMILVYNNDPISFMHHIMEIKKHFDTSFTTILDEVIQKYKKETSKVLIEEKNLTQNDIDKIINNIKKEDLIVISEDKEKSKFKNFANKVIKKSFNIEELY; translated from the coding sequence ATGGCAAAAAAATTTCTTCAACAAGTTTTAGCTTCTCATTTTGTTAAGTTTTCACTAATTCCCATTTTAGTAGTTGAGGTTGCATTATTAGTACTTTACTTTTCAATAAATGCATATATTTCATCAAAAAACACAAATTTACTATTAAGAGAAGCTCAATCTCATGCAAAAGATATCTTATCAAATGAAGTTAAACTTATAGAAGATAAATTAAATGAAGTTTCGATGATGGCAAAGCTTTTGCAAAATGAACATCAAGTAATATTCAATAATCCTAAATACACTGCTTTACCAAATGGTGAACCTAGTTTTGATGTTGCAGAAAATGGTGTTTTTTATAAAACTAATAAAGTTGGTTCAAGTGTTTATTACTCTGCCCAAACAAAAATAGATGAAAAAGCAAGAGCAAAAGCTACTTTTACTGAAGCAATGGATACTAGTTTTAAAAGTATAACAGAGATAAATCCTATTATTGTTGCAACATATTTTAATAGCTGGGACAATATGAATAGACTTTATCCTTTTATTGACAAAGTATATGAACAATATGGTCCTCATATTCAAATGGAAGATTACAATTTTTACTATTTGGCTGATTTAGAACATAATCCTAAAAAAGAACCTGTATGGACAGGGGCTTATCTGGACCCAGCAGGAAATGGTTGGATGCTTTCTTGCATTGTTCCTATCTACAATGGTGATTTTTTAGAGGGAGTAACAGGTTTAGATATAACTATTGATAGTTTTGTAAAAAATATTTTAAATACAAAACTAGCATATAATGCAAAACTTTTTATGATTAATAAAGATGGTATGATAATTGCTATGCCTGAAAAAATTGAAGACCTTTTGGGACTAAAAGAGTTAAAAAAACATTTATATACTGATAATATTTTAAAAACTATAGAAAAACCTGAAGAGTTTAATATATTAAAAAATAAATCCCCATTTGCATCACATTTTAAAAACCTTATTGAAAATAATTTAGAATCAGATTCATTAAAAATCAAAGAGAATGACTATTTAACTTTGCAACAAACAGTAAGTGCAACAGATTGGAAACTTATGGTTTTAATAGATAAAAAAGAGATTTTTAGTTCAATTGAAAGTTTAAAAGAGTTATCTAATCAGATAGGATACTTAGCAATAGGATTTTTATTTTTATTTTATATTATATTCTTTTATATGCTTTTAAAAAGAATAAATAAATTTTCTCAAGTTATAACTGAACCAATCATAAAGTTATCAGATCAAACTTCCGAGATAAAATCAACTGATTCAAAAGTTGAACTTATAAAAACTGATATTAGAGAAATAGAACAACTAAACCAAAACTTTTCAAGTATGATGAATGAATTAAATGATAGTACTAGAAAACTTTTTGAAGCCAAAGAGTTAGCAGAAGAGTTATCTAGAGCAAAAGATGACTTCTTGGCAAATATGAGTCATGAACTAAAAACACCATTAAACTCAATTAATGTTATTAGTGAATTGATGAAAAACAATAATACTGGCAATCTAGATGAAAAACAAATAAAAAGTTTAGGGATAATCAATAAGTGTGGGAAAGACTTGTTATATCTTATAAATGATGTACTTGATATATCTAAACTTGAAGCTGGACATATCCAACTTGATTATACAACTTTAGATATAAAAGAGTTAATGGAAAATATAAATGATATGTTTAGTTCTCAAGCTGAAGAAAAAGGGATAAAACTCAATTTAGAGATGGATAAAAGTTTGAATTTTATTCATAGTGATGAAGCTAGAATTAAACAAATTGTAAAAAATCTATTATCTAATTCTTTAAAATTTACGCCAAAAGATAAGAACATATTTTTTAAAGTAGAAGATGAAGGTAAATTTATTAAAATATCAGTTGAAGATGAAGGTATAGGTATACCTGAAGATAAATTGGAACATATTTTTGATAGATTTAAACAAGTTGATGCAAGTACTACCAGACAATATGGTGGTACTGGTCTTGGACTTGCAATATGTAAAGATCTGTTAAAGCTTTTAGATGGAGATATAAAAGTTTCAAGTGAAATTGGAAAAGGTAGTAGGTTTGAAGTATTTATACCTAAAAATGAAGATAAAATAGATGAGCTATTTAAAAAGAATTTTGAACTAAAAAAATTATCTAAAAGCAAAGTTTTGAAAGATATGATATTAGTTTATAATAATGACCCAATAAGTTTTATGCATCATATTATGGAGATAAAAAAACATTTTGATACATCTTTTACAACAATATTGGATGAGGTTATACAAAAATATAAAAAAGAAACTTCAAAAGTTTTAATAGAGGAAAAAAATCTAACTCAAAATGATATAGATAAAATTATTAACAATATAAAAAAAGAAGATTTAATTGTTATTTCAGAAGATAAAGAAAAATCTAAATTTAAAAACTTTGCAAACAAAGTAATAAAAAAGAGTTTTAATATAGAAGAATTATATTAA
- a CDS encoding BCCT family transporter, translating into MSARVYDTDYEVGQDNVEIMGMDLHNPVFFMSAVLILLFVILTLLFPAGAKEALESAKWWSINNFDWLFMLAGNIFVLFCFVLIFLPVGKIRLGGKDAKPEFSRISWFAMLFAAGMGIGLMFWSVAEPVAYYTAWYKTPLGVAANTPEAASMAMGATMYHWGLHPWAIYCVVALSLAFFTYNKKLPLTVRSAFYPIFGDKIWGWPGHIIDLLAVLATIFGLATSLGLGAQQASSGLHFLFGVDASISTQVAIIIFVTAIATFSVIRGVDGGVKLLSNINMLIAVFLLFFVILAGSSFGIFSTFFSTAKDYIVNIIPLSNWVGRDDTDWFHGWTVFYWAWWISWSPFVGMFIARISKGRTVREFISAVLLIPTVITILWMSAFGGSALKQSISGIGELANGISDVSLSMFQMLEHLPFASITSFLAIVLVLVFFITSSDSGSLVIDSITAGGKVDAPVPQRIFWAVVEGLIAGSLLFVGGKEALKALQAGAVTTGLPFTIVLLVMCVSLYKGLKTEKI; encoded by the coding sequence ATGTCAGCAAGAGTATATGATACTGACTATGAAGTCGGTCAAGATAATGTTGAAATAATGGGAATGGATTTACATAACCCAGTATTTTTTATGAGTGCAGTGTTAATTTTATTGTTTGTAATATTAACTCTATTGTTCCCAGCAGGAGCTAAAGAGGCTTTAGAAAGTGCAAAATGGTGGTCTATAAATAATTTTGATTGGTTATTTATGCTAGCGGGAAATATATTTGTTCTTTTTTGTTTTGTTCTTATTTTTTTACCAGTTGGAAAAATAAGACTTGGTGGAAAAGATGCAAAACCTGAATTTTCTAGAATCTCTTGGTTTGCAATGCTTTTTGCAGCAGGTATGGGTATTGGACTTATGTTTTGGAGTGTTGCTGAACCAGTTGCTTATTATACTGCATGGTATAAAACTCCATTAGGTGTAGCAGCAAATACTCCTGAAGCAGCAAGTATGGCAATGGGTGCGACAATGTATCACTGGGGATTACACCCTTGGGCTATATATTGTGTTGTTGCTTTATCTTTGGCATTTTTTACATATAACAAAAAGTTGCCATTAACAGTTAGATCTGCATTTTATCCAATCTTTGGTGATAAGATTTGGGGATGGCCAGGTCATATTATAGATTTATTAGCTGTTTTAGCAACCATATTTGGTTTAGCAACTTCTTTAGGTCTAGGTGCACAGCAAGCAAGTAGTGGATTACACTTTTTATTTGGAGTAGATGCTAGTATTTCAACCCAAGTTGCAATTATTATTTTTGTTACAGCAATAGCAACTTTTTCAGTTATTAGAGGAGTTGATGGTGGTGTTAAACTTTTAAGTAATATAAATATGTTAATTGCTGTATTTTTACTATTCTTTGTAATTTTAGCTGGTTCATCATTTGGTATATTTTCAACATTTTTTTCTACAGCAAAGGATTATATTGTAAATATTATCCCTCTTAGTAATTGGGTTGGAAGAGATGATACTGATTGGTTCCATGGTTGGACTGTATTTTATTGGGCTTGGTGGATATCATGGTCGCCATTTGTAGGTATGTTTATTGCAAGAATTTCAAAAGGTAGAACAGTAAGAGAGTTTATCTCTGCAGTATTATTAATACCAACAGTAATTACTATTTTATGGATGAGTGCATTTGGTGGTTCAGCTCTAAAACAATCAATTTCTGGAATAGGAGAATTAGCAAATGGTATTTCTGATGTATCTCTGTCTATGTTTCAAATGTTAGAACATTTACCTTTTGCATCAATTACTTCTTTTTTAGCTATTGTATTAGTACTTGTATTTTTTATCACTTCGTCAGATTCTGGTTCATTGGTAATTGATAGTATCACAGCAGGTGGTAAAGTTGATGCGCCGGTACCTCAAAGAATATTTTGGGCAGTAGTTGAAGGTCTTATTGCTGGGTCTTTACTTTTTGTTGGAGGAAAAGAAGCATTAAAGGCATTACAAGCAGGTGCTGTAACTACCGGTTTACCTTTTACAATTGTATTATTGGTTATGTGTGTATCATTATATAAAGGTTTAAAAACTGAAAAAATATAG